One window of Triticum dicoccoides isolate Atlit2015 ecotype Zavitan chromosome 5A, WEW_v2.0, whole genome shotgun sequence genomic DNA carries:
- the LOC119303816 gene encoding SEC14-like protein 1 — protein MGPSPKKKLSCPRWGTRRTRSWRSLPPSPGPGSRVRRIRRPPSPRQRRRRAVHTSSLSAHRTRDASPPVHSPPRRRSALAADLLAGMANFTKNFQSSSKPDGEKKYQGTLVASPAKAISPKTIKHIVPKQLILSRESTGHVASFLVKVIALEVVRRISKAKCPFVWNSIQALQVLGYPPFRWIQRWAPLKFVVQGIQKLSTPLLFLSVTSALGDLSSKSDEADDGPSSTTGAPDLPAESNETSSISDTREAADGDGTKDIVVSENWLVLLFKELEKQGITLPERFSEDELRRFHMAANGDLSILVSSVKKTIRWRETFHILTLQELEKWSHLVFWHGFDTTLRPCLVIRLGVACSSIAPRDRPCFGQAVVSQIDHGIIHLTNEEDPRITVLLDCHGISPFKFPMQMMRSFVNLVQENYPNRLGVLIVVRLPPVVRVIAQTFIQLLKPSTKQKLRFEGESYKKTLAEFLQIVPAFLGGKCNCSRCKKPRDSSLIQAGEGSRSRSLTSAGSRSRVSDMDFDEELEELPSPYNCENAIRAAVVGLLMVWIFVAFLAGMNDPQSMS, from the exons ATGGGGCCCTCTCCTAAAAAAAAACTGTCCTGTCCCCGTTGGGGAACGCGCCGCACCCGCAGCTGGAGATCCCTCCCACCCAGTCCCGGTCCCGGCTCACGAGTCCGCCGAATCCGCCGCCCTCCCTCCCCTCGCCAGCGCCGGAGAAGGGCCGTCCACACCTCCTCCCTCTCCGCCCACCGAACCCGCGACGCCTCCCCTCCCGTCCACTCTCCACCGCGCAGGCGATCCGCCTTGGCCGCCGATCTCCTCGCTG GAATGGCCAATTTTACTAAAAACTTCCAGTCTTCAAGCAAACCAGATGGTGAAAAGAAATACCAGGGTACATTGGTTGCTTCTCCAGCAAAGGCCATTTCACCAAAGACAATAAAGCATATTGTGCCAAAACAATTGATCTTGAGCAGGGAGTCAACAGGTCATGTGGCGTCGTTTTTGGTAAAGGTTATTGCTCTTGAGGTAGTGAGGAGGATTTCTAAAGCAAAATGTCCTTTTGTATGGAATTCTATTCAAGCACTGCAAGTTCTTGGATATCCTCCATTTAGGTGGATTCAAAGATGGGCACCACTCAAATTTGTTGTGCAAGGCATTCAG AAATTATCCACTCCACTGCTGTTCCTATCTGTCACATCTGCACTAGGTGATCTTTCATCTAAgagcgatgaagctgatgatggacCTAGTAGCACTACAGGAGCTCCTGACCTTCCTGCCGAATCAAATGAAACATCATCGATTTCTGATACAAG GGAGGCCGCTGATGGGGATGGTACAAAGGATATTGTTGTTTCTGAGAATTGGCTGGTGCTACTTTTCAAGGAACTTGAAAAACAAGGAATCACTTTGCCTGAGAG GTTCAGTGAGGATGAACTACGCAGATTCCACATGGCAGCAAATGGTGACCTTTCAATCTTGGTCTCTTCAGTTAAGAAGACAATCCGTTGGAGGGAAACTTTTCACATACTTACattgcaagaacttgagaaatggtCCCATTTGGTCTTTTGGCATGGGTTTGACACTACACTTCGGCCTTGCTTAGTAATCCGTCTTGGAGTCGCGTGCTCTAGCATAGCCCCTCGTGATAGACCTTGTTTTGGGCAAGCAGTAG TTTCTCAGATTGACCATGGTATTATACATTTGACCAACGAAGAAGATCCAAGAATTACTGTTTTGCTGGATTGCCACGGGATTTCTCCATTCAAATTTCCGATGCAAATGATGAGGTCATTTGTCAACTTGGTTCAAGAAAACTACCCAAATCGTCTTGGAGTATTAATTGTTGTCCGTCTTCCTCCAGTTGTCAGAGTTATTGCACAGACTTTTATTCAA CTCCTGAAACCATCCACAAAGCAGAAGCTGCGTTTTGAGGGGGAATCATACAAAAAGACGTTAGCTGAGTTCTTACAGATAGTGCCAGCTTTTCTTGGTGGCAAATGCAACTGCTCACGATGCAAGAAGCCTCGCGACAGTTCACTAATCCAGGCAGGGgaggggagcaggagcaggagccttACCAGCGCCGGCTCCAGATCACGAGTCTCGGACATGGACTTCGACGAGGAACTGGAGGAGCTTCCATCCCCTTACAACTGCGAGAACGCGATAAGGGCTGCGGTGGTCGGCCTCCTGATGGTGTGGATCTTTGTCGCGTTTCTCGCTGGGATGAATGACCCCCAGTCCATGTCTTAG